The following proteins come from a genomic window of Enterobacter chengduensis:
- the hhe gene encoding DUF4011 domain-containing anti-phage protein Hhe: MSTVDTSTAEELNQGGSDFILTSLEAMRKKLLDLTSRNRLLNFPITQKGSSLRIVDELSEQLYETLCSEIPMEFAPVPDPTRAQLLEHGYLKVGPDGKDIQLRAHPSAKDWAHVLGIRTDFDLPNSHKTVVSDSDRELLEKAHQFILQYAQGQNGKLTGIRSEYVNQGIALSALKEACCLAGYEGLEDFERQAKAGNEISISSSNPSHDDNRIQALLYPNELEACLRAIYGKAQTALEESGANILYLALGFLEWYESDSSEKARYAPLFTIPVRCERGKLDPKDGLYKFQLYYTGEDILPNLSLKEKLQADFGLALPLFNEEETPESYFASVKKVVEQHKPKWSVKRYGALSLLNFGKMMMYLDLDPARWPCDKRNILSHEVIRRFFTSQSCGQENSGLPGGFGQHEYCIDSYPDIHDKVPLIDDADSSQHSALIDAIRGQNLVIEGPPGSGKSQTITNLIAAALLNGKKVLFVAEKMAALEVVKRRLDRAGLGQFCLELHSHKTHKRKVLDDINARLVSQATMPTMEEIDAQILRYEDLKQQLNEYAALINNQWAQTGKTIHQILSGATRYRHKLDIDATALHIENLSGKQLDKVTQLRLRDQIVEFSRIYKEVREQVGANAEIYEHPWSGVNNTQIQLFDSARIVDLLQTWQTSIIDFQHSYQEYVDKWALEGESLNTLQYIEQLVEDQSNLPVLCGSEHFPALSELDSPDAIARVRHYLDRFELLQGHYVALSQVIEPQKLRLLEQGQSCDFPREELEKYGAAEDFTLRDLVRWLESIQSIHDELSSIYAQLNDFKNALPDGIASYIDDSQAGLLFCSELLSILGALPTELIRVRDPLFDDDDIDAVLRDLMCQIETLRPLRDGLSTLYQLDQLPSQEMLAHAVAVIQQGGLFAWFKSDWRSAKALLMAQSRKPDTKFAELKRCSADLLKYSELLQRFEQSDFGNQLGNAFRGLDTDCEQLMLLRDWYKKVRACYGIGFGKRVAIGSGLFNLDGEIIKGVHLIEKSQISSRLMTLVKRVEHEAKLLPRISSLLEEHASWLGEQGVLMQSYRQVRNTLIALQGWFINPDISLEQMTHSSEILQNINDLQISLENDSLQLGAFLQLTPLACGAYKNNQLTLDTINDTLNFAEQLVDKINCVSLATQIRHLASGSDYDLLCRDGGEIVSKWNEQIKNAELYALETKLERSQWLKSTDGSLNTLIERNERAIQQPRWLNGWVNFIRCYEQMHENGLQRIWSAVLAGSLPIEKVELGLALAIHDQLAREVIHIHPELMRVSGSQRNALQKSFKDYDKKLIELQRQRIAAKIACRNIPEGNSGGKKSEYTELALIKNELGKKTRHIPIRQLVNRACNALVAIKPCFMMGPMSAAHYLEPGRMEFDLVVMDEASQVKPEDALGVIARGKQLVVVGDPKQLPPTSFFDRSADGEDDDDAAALSDTDSILDAALPLFPMRRLRWHYRSRHEKLIAYSNRHFYNSDLVIFPSPNAESPEYGIKFTYVSKGRFSNQHNIEEAQAVAEAVLHHAQHRPGESLGVVAMSSKQRDQIERAIDELRRNRPEFNDAIDGLYAMEEPLFVKNLENVQGDERDVIFISFTYGPSEHGGKVYQRFGPINSDVGWRRLNVLFTRSKKRMHVFSSMRSEDVLTSETSKLGVISLKGFLQFAESGKLDSLTTHTGRAPDSDFEVAVMEALNHAGFECEPQVGVAGFFIDLAVKDPGCPGRYLMGIECDGAAYHSAKSARDRDRLRQEVLERLGWRISRIWSTDWFSNPDEVLSPIIRKLHELKTLAPDVVVPSYEYVETIESSAEVASDSIDSLMPNLGLKEQLKYFATHVIEVELPNVDADRRLLRPAMLEALLEHQPLSRSEFVERIPHYLRQATDVYEAQRFLDRVLALIDGAEAEANDAAFESELA; encoded by the coding sequence ATGTCGACTGTAGATACCTCTACAGCAGAGGAACTCAATCAAGGAGGCTCAGATTTTATTCTGACTTCCCTCGAGGCTATGCGTAAGAAGTTATTGGACCTTACGTCTCGAAATCGACTTTTGAATTTCCCTATCACTCAAAAAGGGTCTTCACTACGTATTGTTGATGAATTATCAGAACAGCTTTATGAAACCCTTTGCTCGGAAATCCCGATGGAATTTGCTCCTGTGCCCGATCCAACTAGAGCGCAGCTGTTAGAGCATGGCTATCTCAAAGTTGGGCCAGATGGTAAAGATATACAGTTAAGAGCTCATCCTAGCGCTAAGGATTGGGCGCACGTCTTAGGAATCCGTACAGATTTTGATTTACCAAATAGCCATAAAACGGTTGTTTCTGATTCAGATAGAGAGTTGCTGGAAAAAGCCCATCAGTTTATCTTGCAATATGCCCAAGGCCAGAATGGAAAATTAACAGGGATTCGTTCTGAATACGTTAATCAAGGTATAGCTTTGTCAGCGTTGAAGGAGGCGTGCTGCTTAGCAGGCTATGAAGGGCTTGAGGATTTTGAACGACAGGCAAAGGCTGGGAATGAGATTAGTATATCTTCTTCCAATCCCTCTCATGACGATAATCGGATACAGGCTCTGCTTTATCCAAATGAACTGGAAGCTTGTTTGCGCGCCATCTATGGTAAGGCTCAAACTGCTTTGGAGGAGAGTGGCGCCAACATCTTGTATTTGGCGTTAGGGTTCCTTGAGTGGTATGAAAGCGATTCCTCTGAAAAGGCACGTTATGCACCGTTATTTACAATTCCGGTGAGATGTGAACGAGGAAAATTAGATCCGAAGGATGGTCTTTACAAGTTTCAACTTTATTACACGGGTGAAGATATTTTGCCCAATCTCTCTTTGAAGGAAAAACTTCAGGCTGACTTTGGACTCGCTCTTCCTTTGTTCAATGAAGAGGAAACTCCAGAGTCTTATTTTGCTTCGGTGAAGAAGGTTGTAGAGCAGCACAAACCTAAATGGTCTGTGAAACGTTATGGTGCACTTAGCTTGCTCAATTTTGGCAAGATGATGATGTATCTTGACCTCGATCCTGCCCGCTGGCCTTGTGACAAGCGCAATATATTGTCTCATGAAGTAATTCGTCGCTTTTTCACCAGTCAGAGCTGTGGTCAAGAGAATTCCGGCTTACCTGGTGGCTTCGGTCAGCATGAGTACTGCATCGATAGTTACCCTGATATTCATGACAAGGTTCCACTAATCGATGATGCGGATAGCTCGCAGCACAGTGCGTTGATCGATGCTATCCGTGGTCAAAACTTAGTCATTGAGGGCCCTCCTGGTAGTGGCAAATCACAAACGATCACCAACTTGATTGCAGCAGCTCTGCTCAACGGTAAGAAAGTCCTGTTTGTGGCAGAGAAGATGGCTGCACTGGAGGTCGTCAAACGTCGCTTGGATCGTGCGGGGCTAGGTCAATTTTGCTTAGAGTTGCACAGTCATAAAACTCATAAGCGCAAGGTGCTGGATGATATTAATGCTCGCTTGGTGAGTCAGGCGACCATGCCTACTATGGAAGAGATTGATGCTCAGATTTTGCGTTATGAAGATCTTAAGCAGCAGCTCAATGAATATGCCGCATTGATCAATAACCAATGGGCGCAAACAGGCAAAACGATCCATCAGATTTTGAGTGGTGCAACCCGTTATCGTCACAAATTAGATATTGATGCAACAGCACTTCATATCGAAAACCTTTCCGGGAAGCAGTTGGATAAAGTGACCCAATTACGGCTGCGTGACCAAATAGTAGAGTTTAGCCGCATCTACAAAGAGGTTCGTGAGCAGGTGGGGGCTAATGCAGAAATATATGAGCACCCTTGGAGCGGTGTGAATAACACACAAATTCAATTGTTTGACAGCGCTCGTATAGTCGATTTGCTACAAACTTGGCAGACATCAATTATCGACTTTCAACATAGCTATCAAGAATATGTAGATAAGTGGGCGTTAGAAGGCGAAAGCCTTAATACGCTTCAATATATTGAGCAATTGGTAGAAGATCAGTCGAATCTTCCAGTGTTGTGTGGTTCAGAGCATTTCCCAGCACTTAGTGAGCTAGATTCACCCGATGCCATTGCACGGGTGCGTCACTATTTAGATAGGTTCGAGTTGCTACAAGGTCATTATGTGGCCTTGAGCCAGGTTATCGAGCCTCAAAAGCTACGACTTTTAGAACAAGGACAATCGTGTGACTTTCCTCGTGAAGAGCTGGAAAAATATGGTGCAGCAGAGGATTTCACTTTACGTGATTTGGTCAGGTGGCTTGAATCCATCCAATCAATTCATGATGAGTTATCATCTATTTATGCGCAATTAAACGATTTCAAAAATGCTTTGCCAGATGGTATTGCTTCGTATATCGATGATTCGCAAGCTGGATTGCTATTCTGCTCTGAGTTGTTGTCGATTCTGGGTGCTTTACCGACTGAGCTTATTAGAGTTCGAGATCCTCTTTTTGATGATGATGATATCGATGCAGTATTGCGCGACTTAATGTGTCAAATCGAAACATTGCGTCCTTTAAGAGATGGTCTATCTACTTTGTATCAATTGGACCAGTTGCCTTCCCAAGAGATGCTCGCGCATGCCGTTGCTGTTATCCAGCAAGGGGGATTATTTGCATGGTTTAAGAGTGATTGGCGTAGTGCCAAGGCACTGCTCATGGCGCAATCTCGTAAGCCTGACACTAAGTTTGCTGAGTTAAAACGCTGCTCAGCTGATTTGCTCAAGTATTCGGAGCTGTTACAACGGTTTGAACAAAGTGACTTTGGTAATCAACTTGGTAATGCATTCCGAGGGTTGGACACCGACTGTGAACAACTCATGTTATTGCGTGATTGGTACAAGAAGGTCCGAGCTTGTTACGGGATAGGTTTTGGAAAGCGAGTTGCGATAGGCTCTGGATTATTTAACCTAGATGGTGAGATTATCAAAGGTGTGCATTTAATCGAGAAATCGCAGATTAGCTCAAGATTAATGACTTTGGTTAAACGGGTCGAGCACGAGGCTAAGTTATTACCGCGTATTTCTAGCTTGTTGGAAGAACATGCATCTTGGTTAGGTGAGCAAGGTGTATTGATGCAATCTTACCGACAGGTGCGGAATACTCTCATTGCCTTGCAGGGATGGTTTATCAATCCAGATATATCATTAGAGCAGATGACTCATTCCTCCGAGATTTTGCAAAACATAAACGATCTTCAGATATCCCTTGAAAATGACTCGTTACAGTTAGGGGCGTTTTTACAATTAACCCCATTGGCTTGCGGTGCGTATAAAAATAATCAACTGACGTTAGACACTATTAACGACACGCTGAATTTTGCCGAGCAACTGGTTGATAAGATAAATTGCGTATCCTTGGCTACCCAGATCAGACATTTGGCTAGTGGTAGTGATTACGATTTACTATGTCGTGATGGTGGGGAAATAGTTTCGAAATGGAATGAACAGATTAAAAATGCTGAGTTATATGCGCTAGAAACAAAGTTAGAGCGGAGTCAGTGGCTCAAGTCGACTGATGGTTCTCTTAATACATTAATCGAGCGCAACGAAAGAGCAATACAGCAACCCCGTTGGTTGAACGGGTGGGTTAACTTTATTCGTTGTTACGAGCAGATGCATGAAAATGGATTGCAGCGAATCTGGAGTGCTGTACTTGCGGGCTCGCTCCCGATTGAAAAAGTTGAATTGGGTTTAGCATTAGCAATTCATGACCAGCTGGCGCGGGAGGTTATTCACATCCACCCTGAATTGATGAGAGTTTCCGGCTCACAGCGCAATGCTTTGCAGAAGTCATTTAAAGATTACGACAAAAAACTGATTGAATTACAACGTCAGCGGATTGCAGCAAAAATTGCTTGCCGAAATATACCAGAAGGGAATTCTGGTGGTAAGAAAAGTGAATATACAGAACTAGCTTTGATCAAAAATGAGTTGGGTAAAAAAACCAGACATATTCCAATTAGGCAATTGGTTAACCGTGCATGTAATGCGCTGGTTGCAATTAAACCTTGTTTCATGATGGGGCCAATGTCAGCAGCTCATTACCTAGAACCTGGACGAATGGAATTTGATCTGGTGGTGATGGACGAAGCGTCTCAGGTGAAGCCAGAGGATGCATTGGGTGTCATCGCGAGGGGCAAGCAACTAGTGGTCGTTGGTGACCCGAAACAGCTACCACCAACCAGTTTCTTTGATCGAAGTGCCGACGGAGAAGATGACGATGATGCCGCGGCTTTAAGTGATACTGACAGCATTTTGGATGCTGCTTTGCCACTGTTTCCTATGAGACGTTTGCGTTGGCACTATCGTTCACGACATGAAAAGTTGATTGCATACTCTAACCGCCATTTTTATAACAGTGATTTGGTGATATTCCCTTCCCCAAATGCTGAGTCTCCAGAGTATGGGATTAAATTTACCTATGTGTCAAAAGGTCGGTTCTCCAATCAACACAATATTGAAGAAGCCCAAGCAGTTGCTGAGGCCGTACTTCATCATGCGCAACACCGGCCGGGTGAGTCACTCGGGGTAGTGGCCATGAGTTCCAAGCAACGCGATCAAATTGAGCGCGCTATCGATGAATTGCGCCGAAATCGCCCTGAATTTAACGATGCAATCGATGGCTTATATGCCATGGAAGAGCCACTTTTTGTGAAAAACCTTGAGAACGTTCAAGGGGATGAGCGTGATGTAATCTTTATTTCCTTTACCTATGGACCTTCTGAGCATGGTGGAAAGGTTTATCAACGCTTTGGACCTATCAATTCCGATGTTGGCTGGCGTCGCTTGAATGTGCTTTTCACTCGATCAAAAAAACGGATGCATGTGTTTAGTTCAATGCGTTCTGAAGATGTATTGACGAGTGAAACCAGTAAACTTGGTGTTATTTCGTTGAAAGGTTTTTTACAGTTTGCCGAAAGTGGCAAACTAGATTCCCTCACAACGCATACCGGCAGGGCTCCAGATAGTGACTTTGAGGTTGCTGTAATGGAAGCACTCAATCACGCTGGGTTTGAGTGTGAACCTCAGGTAGGGGTTGCAGGATTCTTTATTGATCTAGCTGTGAAAGATCCAGGTTGTCCTGGCCGTTACTTAATGGGCATAGAGTGTGATGGTGCGGCTTATCACTCAGCTAAATCTGCTCGTGATCGTGACCGTTTGCGTCAAGAGGTTCTGGAGCGTTTGGGTTGGAGAATTAGCCGCATTTGGTCCACTGATTGGTTCAGTAATCCTGATGAGGTTCTATCTCCGATTATCCGTAAACTCCATGAGCTTAAAACATTGGCTCCAGACGTTGTTGTACCTTCCTATGAATATGTAGAAACGATTGAGTCAAGCGCTGAAGTGGCGTCTGACTCAATTGATTCTCTTATGCCCAATTTGGGGCTTAAGGAGCAACTTAAGTATTTTGCCACACATGTCATTGAGGTTGAGCTTCCTAATGTTGATGCTGATCGTCGTTTGTTGCGGCCCGCAATGCTTGAGGCTTTGCTGGAACATCAGCCTTTATCACGTTCCGAGTTTGTTGAACGAATACCT
- a CDS encoding DUF262 domain-containing protein, whose product MNDAGVRPFSIRALLEDRARYLVPMYQRNYAWGEGEITQLLQDVLDYHQKLVSGKGPQTYYIGTLVVFARDDGSFEVIDGQQRFTTLSLLANWLKHHAIDSVDMSWYQTINLAFESRPISSHTFERLWQGVAPYDLRGSTFNEGLVNGFELIGKAMADLGLVGAKLTAFCDYLFKHVQISRIEVPKDTDLNHFFEAMNNRGEQLEKHEVIKARLMETLNQIPEEEHRRQSIHILTRVWDACANMERYIQYGFTPQERHRLFGESDWGQFVPRDFAHLLDLLGSPNTADAADKSRAAAGSQGRTLLAILQDDKLDGEQTVEEESAGSERFNSVINFSNFLLHVLRLVSRDPGDTEGVPLDDKQLVDQFELRVIRQPDPVAAVQRFIYGLLKSKYLFDQFIIKREFADGKDSWSLKRLHWYSEKSVSYINTFDKDENENGFSGVNRRVLMLLSAFHVSTPTLVYKHWLNGALRYLFDNCHPDQPVDAGAYLSYLESQARRFVFQRFLAPGEGASYYQMLYLDNALLPAINVDESWHKVITSKLRFGHIENNFVFNFLDYLLWVRDRNSDKVAGPFEFTFRSSVEHFSPQHPMDGYKPVEQSALHSFGNLCLISHSKNSRLSNFQPQQKQEHFEASLANNQTDSLKLLAMIRLMKDKGRWLEDEIAVHQQDMLQVLLSNQIQQ is encoded by the coding sequence ATGAATGATGCAGGCGTTCGCCCCTTTTCCATTCGTGCACTGCTTGAAGATCGCGCCCGCTATCTGGTGCCCATGTACCAGCGCAACTATGCCTGGGGTGAGGGAGAGATCACCCAGCTGCTGCAGGATGTGCTGGATTATCATCAAAAATTGGTCAGTGGTAAGGGGCCGCAAACCTACTATATCGGCACCCTGGTGGTGTTTGCCCGGGACGATGGCAGTTTCGAGGTAATCGATGGCCAGCAGCGCTTTACTACCCTCTCTCTGCTGGCCAATTGGCTCAAACATCACGCGATAGATTCGGTGGATATGAGCTGGTATCAGACCATCAACCTCGCTTTTGAGAGTCGCCCGATATCGAGCCATACCTTCGAGCGCTTATGGCAGGGTGTTGCCCCCTACGATTTGCGGGGGAGTACCTTCAATGAAGGTTTGGTGAACGGTTTTGAGCTGATTGGCAAGGCAATGGCGGATCTTGGTTTGGTAGGGGCTAAACTGACGGCCTTTTGCGACTACCTCTTCAAGCATGTGCAGATCTCTCGTATCGAAGTACCCAAGGATACCGATCTCAATCACTTCTTCGAGGCGATGAACAATCGCGGCGAGCAGTTGGAAAAGCATGAAGTGATCAAGGCGCGGCTGATGGAGACGCTGAACCAGATACCCGAGGAAGAGCATCGTCGCCAAAGTATTCATATACTGACCCGGGTATGGGATGCCTGCGCCAATATGGAGCGCTATATCCAGTACGGCTTTACCCCGCAAGAGCGCCACCGTCTGTTTGGTGAGAGCGACTGGGGTCAGTTTGTGCCCCGTGATTTTGCCCATCTGCTTGATCTGCTAGGATCCCCAAACACGGCCGACGCTGCCGATAAAAGCCGTGCAGCTGCCGGTAGCCAAGGGCGCACCTTGTTGGCCATTTTGCAGGATGACAAGCTTGATGGTGAGCAGACGGTGGAGGAGGAGAGCGCAGGCTCCGAGCGCTTTAACAGCGTCATCAACTTCTCCAACTTCTTGCTCCATGTGCTGCGACTCGTGAGCCGCGACCCGGGTGATACGGAGGGGGTGCCGCTTGATGATAAACAACTGGTCGATCAGTTTGAGCTGCGAGTGATAAGGCAACCGGATCCAGTAGCGGCAGTTCAGCGTTTTATCTATGGCCTGTTAAAGAGCAAGTATCTGTTTGATCAGTTCATCATCAAGCGCGAGTTTGCCGATGGCAAGGATAGTTGGAGTCTGAAGCGGCTGCACTGGTATTCGGAAAAGAGCGTCAGTTACATCAATACCTTTGACAAGGATGAAAATGAGAATGGTTTCTCTGGTGTTAACCGGCGGGTCCTGATGTTGCTGTCGGCGTTTCATGTGTCGACCCCGACCCTGGTTTACAAACATTGGCTGAATGGTGCACTGAGATATCTGTTCGACAATTGTCACCCTGATCAACCGGTGGATGCCGGGGCTTATCTGTCCTATCTGGAGAGTCAGGCTCGCCGCTTTGTCTTCCAGCGCTTTTTGGCGCCTGGTGAAGGGGCTTCCTATTACCAGATGCTCTACCTTGATAACGCCCTGTTGCCCGCCATCAATGTGGATGAGAGTTGGCACAAGGTGATTACATCCAAACTTCGCTTCGGTCATATCGAGAACAACTTTGTCTTCAACTTCCTCGACTATCTGCTGTGGGTACGAGATCGGAATAGTGACAAAGTTGCTGGCCCCTTTGAGTTCACTTTCCGCAGCTCGGTGGAGCACTTCTCACCCCAGCATCCGATGGATGGCTATAAACCGGTTGAGCAGAGTGCACTCCATTCGTTTGGCAACCTTTGCCTTATCAGCCACAGCAAGAACTCGCGCTTGAGTAACTTCCAGCCGCAACAGAAGCAGGAGCACTTTGAAGCAAGCCTTGCCAATAACCAGACTGATAGTCTTAAATTGCTTGCTATGATTCGGCTGATGAAAGATAAAGGTCGTTGGCTGGAAGATGAGATAGCTGTGCATCAACAAGATATGTTGCAGGTCTTACTATCCAATCAAATTCAGCAATAA
- a CDS encoding DUF262 domain-containing protein, with amino-acid sequence MESINNQVQSVRQLLAIPQLAIPSYQRPYRWGSKNISNLFTDLATHQDKSAYRLGSVVFHQHTDSEQGEMLDIVDGQQRTLTLMLTVKALIEVLDNENRSGKEKSIRFQRQDLREQLQVLRGPIDAFMQRQRFPSRDSEFNLRRNYLELRRLVARPEFDEQQIDFLLNRCQVVCFVLQDISEAFQFFDSQNARGRDLAPHDLLKAFHLREFAGHEANLKAEAVAHWERLPSDELANMFALYLYRVRQWAEGKSARYFGKGEVDLFKGVNLDRVGHYPYVESLRIAHHFVDEYNSQYQRKIDGQYMTFPFHLDQMIINGRRFFEMAEYYQTRVAAIVAEESDSGKAQSATLLGETLTPMASKVLSTLGSYERRHRTGDRYVRAMFDCALIFYIDKFGSQGLSLAIEKCFIWAYRCRIRQQVVQLATMDNYVLEHNLIRAIRDARLPGDLHGFPLPSMSSRENKNNRNGAEDELVGLFREMKYYE; translated from the coding sequence ATGGAGAGCATTAATAATCAAGTGCAGTCGGTACGCCAGTTGCTGGCCATTCCCCAACTGGCCATCCCAAGCTATCAGCGACCTTACCGCTGGGGCTCCAAGAATATCTCGAATCTCTTTACCGATTTGGCAACCCATCAGGACAAGAGCGCCTACCGGCTGGGCTCGGTGGTGTTTCATCAGCACACCGATAGTGAGCAGGGCGAGATGCTTGATATCGTCGATGGTCAGCAACGCACCCTGACCCTGATGTTGACCGTCAAGGCGCTGATCGAGGTGCTGGATAACGAAAATCGCAGTGGCAAAGAGAAGAGTATCCGGTTTCAACGTCAGGATCTGCGTGAGCAATTGCAGGTCTTGCGTGGACCTATCGATGCGTTTATGCAGCGCCAGCGCTTCCCCAGCCGGGATTCGGAGTTCAACCTCAGACGCAACTATCTGGAGTTGCGTCGGCTGGTGGCCCGCCCTGAGTTTGACGAGCAGCAAATTGACTTTCTGCTCAACCGCTGTCAGGTGGTCTGCTTTGTACTGCAGGATATCTCGGAGGCGTTCCAGTTCTTCGATTCGCAAAATGCCCGGGGGCGCGATCTGGCTCCTCACGATCTGCTCAAGGCATTTCACCTGCGCGAGTTTGCCGGTCATGAGGCCAATCTCAAGGCCGAGGCGGTCGCCCATTGGGAGCGCCTGCCAAGCGACGAGCTGGCCAATATGTTCGCCCTCTATCTCTATCGGGTACGCCAGTGGGCCGAGGGCAAGTCGGCCCGCTACTTTGGCAAGGGGGAGGTGGATCTCTTCAAGGGGGTCAACCTAGATCGGGTAGGGCATTATCCTTACGTGGAGTCGCTGCGCATCGCCCACCACTTTGTCGATGAGTACAACAGCCAGTACCAGCGCAAGATTGACGGCCAGTACATGACGTTTCCCTTTCATCTCGACCAGATGATCATCAATGGTCGGCGCTTTTTCGAGATGGCCGAGTACTACCAGACGCGGGTGGCCGCCATCGTGGCCGAGGAGTCTGATTCCGGCAAGGCGCAATCTGCCACCCTGCTCGGCGAAACGCTGACACCGATGGCCAGCAAGGTGCTATCGACCCTGGGCAGCTACGAGCGTCGCCACCGCACCGGGGATCGTTATGTGCGGGCCATGTTCGACTGCGCCCTGATCTTCTATATCGACAAGTTCGGCAGCCAAGGGCTGTCACTGGCCATCGAGAAGTGCTTTATCTGGGCCTATCGCTGCCGCATCCGCCAGCAGGTAGTGCAGTTGGCAACCATGGATAACTATGTGCTGGAGCACAATCTGATCCGTGCCATTCGTGATGCTCGTCTGCCGGGAGATCTGCACGGCTTCCCTTTGCCTAGCATGAGCAGTCGAGAGAACAAGAACAATCGCAATGGTGCCGAAGATGAGCTGGTCGGGCTGTTTCGGGAGATGAAATATTATGAATGA
- a CDS encoding IS3-like element ISEc52 family transposase (programmed frameshift), producing MKKRNFSAEFKRESAQLVVDQNYTVANAASAMDVGLSTMTRWVKQLRDERQGKTPKASPITPEQIEIRELRKKLQRIEMENEIFKKGYRALDVRLPEQFSIIGKLRARYPVATLCHVFGVHRSSCKYWKNRPEKPDGRRAVLRSQVLELHGISHGSAGARSIATMATQRDYQMGRWLAGRLMKELGLVSCQQPTHRYKRGGHEHVAIPNHLERQFAVTEPNQVWCGDVTYIWTGKRWAYLAVVLDLFARKPVGWAMSFSPDSRLTMKALEMAWETRGKPVGVMFHSDQGSHYTSRQFRQLLWRYRIRQSMSRRGNCWDNSPMERFFRSLKNEWVPATGYVSFSDAAHAITDYIVGYYSALRPHEYNGGLPPNESENRYWKNSNAVASFC from the exons ATGAAAAAAAGAAATTTCAGCGCAGAGTTTAAACGCGAATCCGCTCAACTGGTCGTTGACCAGAACTACACCGTGGCAAATGCAGCCAGCGCTATGGATGTCGGCCTTTCCACAATGACGCGATGGGTGAAACAATTACGTGATGAACGGCAGGGCAAAACACCAAAAGCCTCCCCCATTACCCCGGAACAAATTGAAATCCGTGAGCTCAGGAAAAAGCTACAACGTATTGAAATGGAAAATGAAATAT TTAAAAAAGGCTACCGCGCTCTTGATGTCAGACTCCCTGAACAGTTCTCGATAATCGGGAAACTCAGGGCGCGTTATCCTGTGGCCACTCTCTGCCATGTGTTCGGGGTTCATCGCAGCAGCTGCAAATACTGGAAAAACCGTCCTGAAAAGCCAGACGGCAGACGGGCTGTATTACGCAGTCAGGTACTTGAACTTCATGGCATCAGCCACGGCTCTGCCGGAGCAAGAAGCATCGCCACAATGGCAACCCAGAGAGACTACCAGATGGGGCGCTGGCTTGCTGGCAGACTCATGAAAGAGCTGGGGCTGGTCAGTTGCCAGCAGCCGACTCACCGGTATAAGCGTGGCGGTCATGAGCACGTTGCTATCCCGAATCATCTTGAGCGACAGTTCGCCGTAACGGAACCAAATCAGGTGTGGTGCGGTGATGTGACCTATATCTGGACGGGTAAGCGCTGGGCGTACCTCGCCGTTGTTCTCGACCTGTTCGCAAGAAAACCAGTGGGCTGGGCCATGTCGTTCTCGCCGGACAGCAGGCTCACCATGAAAGCACTGGAAATGGCATGGGAAACCCGTGGTAAGCCCGTCGGGGTGATGTTCCACAGCGATCAAGGTAGCCATTATACGAGCAGGCAGTTCCGGCAGTTACTGTGGCGATACCGGATCAGGCAGAGTATGAGTCGGCGTGGAAACTGCTGGGATAACAGCCCAATGGAGCGCTTCTTCAGGAGTCTGAAGAACGAATGGGTGCCGGCGACGGGCTATGTAAGCTTCAGCGATGCAGCTCACGCAATAACGGACTATATCGTTGGATATTACAGCGCACTAAGACCGCACGAATATAATGGTGGGTTACCGCCAAACGAATCAGAAAACCGATACTGGAAAAACTCTAACGCGGTGGCCAGTTTTTGTTGA